One part of the Torulaspora delbrueckii CBS 1146 chromosome 8, complete genome genome encodes these proteins:
- the EMC5 gene encoding Emc5p (similar to Saccharomyces cerevisiae KRE27 (YIL027C); ancestral locus Anc_7.200), whose translation MGLISKLLLVLSIVLIGHSGFSSHEFHQLLKRGARESSSQIPKDIKYETITGLVLFVLSAFLSFEKLSYYPLVGPKKSLTQGQYLEDIAMSKATNVDNLIGSDPAGAVNYTPSFVDIINKREQVRQHIAKKDL comes from the coding sequence ATGGGTCTGATCTCTAAGCTTTTACTAGTACTTTCCATAGTACTGATTGGTCACTCAGGGTTTTCCAGTCATGAATTCCACCAACTTTTGAAACGAGGTGCTAGAGAATCTTCATCGCAGATTCCAAAGGACATAAAATATGAAACAATCACTGGGTTAGTGCTATTTGTACTGAGTGCATTTCTCTCGTTTGAGAAATTAAGTTATTACCCATTAGTGGGGCCTAAGAAATCATTGACCCAAGGTCAGTACCTTGAGGACATCGCAATGAGCAAAGCTACTAATGTCGACAACCTAATCGGTAGCGACCCTGCTGGAGCCGTGAACTATACCCCTAGCTTCGTAGACATTATCAATAAAAGGGAGCAAGTGAGGCAGCAcattgcaaagaaggatCTTTAA
- the CDC26 gene encoding anaphase promoting complex subunit CDC26 (similar to Saccharomyces cerevisiae CDC26 (YFR036W); ancestral locus Anc_7.199), whose translation MLRRPPTTLQLSQDDVAELIAEVEEEKLQLRIQSQRKNLIRSSTRLESGTVDDGNLAEPAGIDSSFQISPLDGKRLHAEASDGLPTATLNWSNRQNVDPNVSGNTNNAEGNPFYSSQSRQ comes from the coding sequence ATGTTGCGGAGACCTCCTACTACCTTGCAATTATCGCAGGACGATGTTGCTGAATTGATAGCCgaagtagaagaagagaaattgCAACTACGCATTCAATCACAACGAAAAAACCTAATACGATCTTCTACAAGATTAGAGTCTGGTACTGTAGATGATGGGAATTTGGCAGAACCAGCAGGCATTGATTCTTCGTTTCAAATCAGTCCGCTAGATGGTAAAAGATTACATGCAGAAGCCTCTGATGGTCTTCCAACAGCTACTCTGAATTGGTCAAATCGTCAAAACGTTGATCCCAACGTGAGTGGGAACACTAATAATGCTGAAGGGAACCCTTTTTATAGTAGTCAAAGTAGACAGTGA
- the SSM4 gene encoding E3 ubiquitin-protein ligase SSM4 (similar to Saccharomyces cerevisiae SSM4 (YIL030C); ancestral locus Anc_7.198), translating into MDVDVDRETMSGVKNSDIPAGATCRICRGDATEDNPLFHPCKCKGSIKYIHESCLMEWISSKNVDISKPGTTANCDICHYPINFSTTYAENMPDRIPVSLLVKRSLISCFHFVKDGLTLNLAAVLFLIGIPLTWNFFGKLYTMILDGELPYKGDFHKSMAYGYRDDISEGTSLLLQYTLNFRFSILQIVMVVILHISLYFQYDMIVRESVMSKMIFHKIGPQYTKEELIKIQLKERFPMMDNQTIEHVARLMKARDEAGDAADTHDDSTADLGAEQNEESDEDDEPPNTGDSTGQENSTHETTDMDSSGDELEEERQDELVDDTLSEDEIDVPIQRPFDAFMHRRAQNEFDELLDRQNEQANDQAVPILDGGRNEEEDAEGPMVEGAGEDDMIQQAPPPIVINLKLKLINVLAYYIVAEVLVAVYLAVAYLLPTVVGYGLIKVAILFGTIVQRGMVRLYYILQLFKIYHLALENVPYFEPLCGWMSKNVVSIWIYYYDGYVNNTLKSSIVTRSLPALVTYIATISIISVSSELLCKGYGRENGVRNRTKRFIFQILFAIKCTFKVFTLFFIELAGFPVLAGLMLDYSIFSPLLSPGKMLWAPQICTVWPPLIFFTYWTIGTLYMYWFAKYIGMIRQHIIRPGVLFFIRSPDDPNIKILHDSLIHPMSIQVSRLCLSMFIYAVFIIVGFGFHTRFLFPVLLKSKLLTTNNCIEHPQLIYVALFYITKQIVESKPSVKLYIRKYWERAFDVSARKLRLSSFILGHDIPTERGHILYRNFFYRFFAKKSAEWSNPQLFTMPKTLDQAKTLFREDPNIHAYFIPDGILMRVPSSDIVSRNYVQTLFVPVTKDDKLLRPLDLEVIKARNQRNAGDFGYLDEQNTEFDAYSIVYTPPNFRMRYMSLLVFVWLFASLMVLLTALLCQYSVATLLAFILLPATSLLSKSDSTYRTSKLFIKTKFQQLDLFFVCAGAIVLSIALERYHAYKISRIVLSDHIVPVVNEDTNEPELNANNNVRLEARPAQDIRNVLRNILNHGEAKFFIFLIGMLSVVFVRHVALLVNLRSLRYFGLGYISRKYFKDFEISISPTHLFEADFEELTFLLLQNLSTFYIGRKFANNRHRPLSAWFKLISGDLLGQLSFILYTTIPLVISWFTFTSLEYFLHSDRYTSFSAVVKFLWHYRLSPQSNDIPWTIPQHLCFSSLYVIMSSYIVWKCAFAAKKWFGVAIQNVKDEVYAKGRSLQNFSGGDD; encoded by the coding sequence ATGGACGTGGATGTTGATCGAGAGACGATGAGTGGTGTTAAAAACTCTGATATACCAGCTGGAGCCACTTGTCGTATCTGTCGTGGAGATGCAACTGAGGACAACCCATTGTTTCATCCCTGCAAGTGTAAAGGGTCCATTAAGTATATTCATGAGTCTTGCTTGATGGAAtggatttcttcaaaaaatgTGGATATCAGTAAACCAGGTACAACTGCCAACTGTGATATTTGCCACTATCCTATAAATTTTAGTACCACATATGCGGAAAATATGCCTGATCGGATACctgtttctttgttggtgaAGAGAAGTTTGATATCATGTTTTCATTTTGTCAAGGATGGATTAACCTTGAATTTAGCCGCAGTGCTATTCCTTATTGGTATCCCTTTGACATGGAATTTCTTTGGGAAGCTTTATACTATGATCCTGGATGGCGAATTACCTTATAAGGGAGATTTCCACAAGAGTATGGCATATGGTTATAGAGATGATATCTCTGAAGGTACTAGTTTACTCCTACAGTACACTTTAAATTTCCGATTTTCTATCCTACAAATAGTGATGGTGGTTATTCTTCACATCAGTCTCTATTTCCAGTACGACATGATTGTTAGAGAGAGCGTAATGAGTAAGATGATCTTTCACAAGATTGGTCCCCAATACACGAAAGAGGAACTGATTAAGATACAGTTGAAGGAGAGATTTCCAATGATGGATAATCAGACTATCGAACATGTTgcaagattgatgaaggcaAGAGACGAGGCTGGAGATGCGGCTGACACTCATGATGATTCCACTGCAGATTTAGGTGCCGAACAGAACGAGGAAAGCGATGAGGACGACGAGCCACCAAATACTGGTGATTCGACGGGTCAGGAAAACTCGACCCATGAAACTACCGATATGGATTCTAGTGGggatgaacttgaagaagaacgcCAAGACGAACTGGTTGACGATACGTTGTCCGAAGATGAAATCGACGTACCAATTCAAAGGCCATTTGATGCTTTTATGCATCGCAGAGCTCAAAATGAGTTTGATGAGTTACTCGATAGACAGAACGAACAGGCAAATGATCAAGCAGTTCCTATTTTAGATGGGGGGAGAaacgaggaagaagatgctgAGGGTCCTATGGTTGAGGGtgctggtgaagatgacatGATTCAACAGGCGCCACCCCCTATTGTAATTAATTTGAAACTGAAATTGATTAATGTTTTAGCTTACTATATTGTGGCCGAGGTATTGGTTGCCGTTTATCTAGCAGTTGCTTATTTGTTACCCACTGTTGTCGGATACGGTTTGATCAAAGTTGCTATTCTGTTCGGCACAATTGTCCAACGTGGAATGGTTCGCTTGTACTATATTCTTCAGTTGTTCAAGATCTATCATCTGGCACTTGAGAATGTTCCTTATTTTGAGCCACTATGTGGGTGGATGTCAAAAAATGTGGTTAGCATCTGGATTTACTATTATGATGGGTACGTGAACAACACTCTGAAATCATCTATCGTTACACGGAGTCTACCTGCACTGGTAACGTATATTGCCACCATTTCCATCATAAGCGTCTCATCTGAGTTACTATGCAAGGGTTATGGACGTGAAAATGGTGTGAGAAACCGCACCAAGAGatttatctttcaaattttgttCGCCATCAAGTGTACCTTTAAGGTTTTTACGCTGTTTTTCATCGAACTTGCTGGCTTCCCCGTCCTGGCGGGATTGATGTTGGATTACTCCATCTTTTCTCCATTGTTGAGTCCAGGTAAAATGCTTTGGGCTCCACAGATTTGCACAGTTTGGCCACCACTAATCTTTTTCACATATTGGACTATCGGAACCTTATACATGTATTGGTTCGCCAAATATATCGGTATGATCAGGCAACACATTATCAGACCGGGTGTGCTATTTTTCATTAGATCTCCTGATGATCCTAATATCAAGATCTTGCATGATAGTTTGATTCATCCAATGAGTATACAAGTTTCCAGGCTGTGTCTATCAATGTTCATCTATGCcgttttcatcattgtaGGTTTTGGATTCCACACTAGGTTTTTATTCCCAGTTCTACTGAAGTCGAAGTTGCTGACAACCAACAATTGCATCGAGCATCCTCAATTAATATATGTTGCGCTCTTCTACATCACAAAACAAATTGTCGAGTCTAAGCCAAGTGTCAAGTTATACATAAGGAAGTATTGGGAACGCGCGTTTGATGTGTCGGCCCGAAAACTTCGCCTATCATCTTTCATTTTAGGTCATGATATACCCACAGAGAGAGGTCACATACTCTATAGAAACTTCTTCTACCGATTTTTCGCTAAGAAGAGTGCAGAATGGTCTAATCCTCAACTTTTTACAATGCCAAAGACCTTAGATCAAGCAAAGACGTTATTCCGTGAGGATCCCAACATTCATGCATATTTCATTCCAGATGGTATCCTGATGCGTGTACCTTCATCCGACATCGTTTCGAGGAACTACGTACAAACCTTATTTGTTCCTGTCACTAAGGATGATAAATTACTGAGACCATTGGATCTGGAAGTTATAAAAGCAAGAAATCAACGGAATGCTGGCGATTTTGGATACCTTGACGAACAAAACACAGAATTTGATGCTTACTCCATAGTTTACACGCCTCCAAACTTCCGAATGAGATACATGTCACTCTTGGTGTTCGTATGGCTTTTCGCGTCGTTGATGGTATTGCTGACTGCCCTTCTTTGTCAATACTCTGTTGCAACGCTGCTTGCTTTTATTTTACTGCCCGCTACGTCGTTGCTCTCTAAATCCGATTCCACATACCGTACCTCGAAGCTTTTCATTAAGACTAAATTCCAACAATTAGATCTCTTTTTCGTTTGTGCTGGAGCCATTGTTTTGTCCATTGCGCTTGAAAGATATCATGCATACAAGATATCCAGAATTGTTCTCTCTGATCATATAGTTCCCGTGGTCAACGAAGATACGAATGAACCTGAGCTCAATGCAAACAATAATGTTCGGTTAGAAGCCCGTCCCGCACAAGACATTCGGAACGTTCTGCGAaacattttgaatcatGGAGAAGCAAAGTTctttattttcttgatcgGTATGTTATCGGTTGTGTTCGTTCGCCACGTCGCACTACTTGTCAATTTACGCTCTTTGAGATATTTTGGATTGGGTTATATCTCTCgcaaatatttcaaagactttgaaatatcCATTTCACCTACCCATTTATTTGAAGCAGATTTCGAGGAATTGACGTTTTTGCTACTGCAAAATCTATCGACTTTCTACATCGGTAGAAAGTTTGCAAATAATAGACATCGTCCTTTGTCTGCATGGTTTAAGCTGATATCTGGGGATTTACTCGGTCAACTTTCATTCATTTTATACACAACGATACCATTAGTGATCTCTTGGTTCACTTTCACCTCTTTGGAATACTTTTTGCATTCTGACCGCTATACATCCTTCAGCGCCGTCGTCAAATTCTTATGGCATTACAGATTATCACCGCAATCAAACGACATTCCATGGACAATACCTCAGCATTTGTGTTTTTCATCGCTTTACGTTATCATGAGCAGCTATATAGTGTGGAAGTGTGCATTTGCAGCTAAAAAATGGTTTGGTGTCGCAATACAGAATGTGAAGGATGAAGTATATGCCAAAGGTAGATCTTTACAAAACTTCTCAGGAGGTGATGATTGA
- the ULP2 gene encoding SUMO protease ULP2 (similar to Saccharomyces cerevisiae ULP2 (YIL031W); ancestral locus Anc_7.197): MSSKRRKTAGFVPVNNLFERNRMGSGQLRGGYGPVKRHTIQRDPDVVAKIDSGSIGQEILAQDVRDGTRELHVIDEVPRVDSGGLLVDTDQNTNNVSYTISGRISNIDSHNNVLERSKCLLIFRNDYDGPRICFKFQEQDIKNAYIDPQKDCQVILFDQEDLTIAFVLHKSRLIRIDTRTQATRNGDSTLDPTYVILWESTDSTKISRIRENLKQFQTCKIKVEASAESLMRNLSEYSVNETKSTPFLKKNLSSLERIRHSTQPSQAAHRIQVPSSPERPDTTKKMREIKPAGFYSKLTDHAFSRTRSQTPNLVQSKLFSIDDDKDFETPEKFTPRLCYKFDDGAGYTITNQDFKCLYNHDWINDTILDFFTKYYVERAIKESIIKREKVHIMSSFFYTKLISDPTDYYVNVQNWVTNCDLFNKQYVVVPINMNFHWFGCIITNLDAILRFFEKLSDNEKAKLARKPKDEPKVSPSPAGQDIISRLSSRSTTPLVAEEEDDDDSVSVSAPIIRILTFDSLRQTHSREIDPIKDFLIAYAKDKYGIDLDKSLIKMRTCAVPQQPNMSDCGVHVILNTMKFFENPMSTIEVWRSAKSKSKVSSRIINEYFERNKRSSARRDLRDVLWALQKEQIKTMEENNENPLQGDSSRVEEDEEDGDIEILEDLSKFQASLPQQKDTTSNLEAQQQRIEGPAKKKAQQENEQIMIESFNGGSTFKESSELPKEFRRYESPDDKSRVASSSMDGPSNRKYLESSPIRSSGGKGEATASGITSPYFGTSSLKGRSDAFESSGMKPLSSPIFIKPRDGNDDKHMTQPPSSILSEFPIAEADEREQSESSSFSDADESRVTISDKANDSDVNLLGYSDRGSSTQLRKDVEAELNEPIIGETIDLNYAGNLGSYHSELARKNVRDSHHKFQDRSAPDFRVSEKLSPDANDDVQSIASESD, translated from the coding sequence ATGTCCTCGAAAAGACGAAAAACAGCCGGTTTTGTGCCTGTGAACAACTTGTTTGAGAGAAATCGAATGGGATCGGGGCAACTCCGTGGCGGCTATGGACCAGTGAAGAGACATACCATTCAAAGGGATCCAGATGTCGTGGCAAAGATTGATTCTGGCTCTATAGGGCAGGAAATCTTGGCTCAGGACGTTAGGGATGGGACTCGAGAGTTGCATGTGATAGATGAAGTACCGAGAGTAGATAGCGGTGGGCTACTTGTAGATACGGACCAGAATACTAATAATGTATCATACACTATTAGCGGCAGGATTTCAAATATTGATTCGCACAACAACGTATTAGAGAGATCAAAATGTCTATTGATCTTCAGGAACGATTATGATGGACCAAGAATATGTTTCAAGTTTCAAGAGCAGGATATTAAAAATGCATATATTGATCCTCAAAAGGACTGTCAGGTAATTTTATTCGATCAGGAGGATCTTACTATCGCATTTGTTTTGCATAAGTCGAGATTAATCAGAATAGATACTAGAACGCAGGCTACGAGAAATGGAGATTCCACTTTAGATCCTACCTATGTGATTTTGTGGGAAAGCACAGACTCCACCAAGATATCAAGGATACGTGAGAATTTAAAGCAGTTTCAAACTTGTAAGATCAAAGTTGAAGCTTCTGCCGAGAGCTTAATGAGGAATCTATCTGAATACTCAGTTAATGAGACCAAGTCTACGCCTTTTCTAAAAAAGAATCTATCTTCGTTGGAGAGGATACGTCACTCAACCCAACCTAGCCAGGCGGCTCACAGAATACAGGTTCCTTCGTCACCAGAACGCCCGGATACCACGAAGAAAATGCGTGAGATTAAGCCAGCGGGGTTCTACTCAAAATTGACAGACCATGCATTTTCACGAACAAGGAGCCAAACACCGAACCTTGTGCAAAGTAAACTTTTCAgtattgatgatgataaagacTTCGAAACTCCAGAAAAATTTACACCACGATTGTGttacaaatttgatgatggTGCTGGGTATACAATTACAAATCAGGATTTTAAGTGTCTTTATAATCACGACTGGATCAATGATACCATCCTAGATTTTTTTACCAAATACTACGTCGAGAGGGCCATAAAAGAATCTATTATAAAGCGGGAAAAAGTTCACATCATGTCATCTTTCTTTTATACAAAGCTAATCAGTGACCCGACAGACTATTATGTCAATGTCCAAAATTGGGTCACTAATTGTGACCTCTTTAACAAACAATATGTGGTGGTTCCAATAAATATGAATTTCCACTGGTTTGGTTGTATTATCACGAATTTAGATGCAATTCTaagattctttgaaaaactgaGTGATAATGAGAAGGCAAAACTAGCGAGAAAGCCAAAAGATGAGCCAAAAGTCTCGCCTAGTCCCGCTGGTCAAGATATTATTTCTCGACTTTCTAGCCGTAGTACCACGCCCCTGGTGgcggaagaagaagatgatgatgatagcGTATCCGTGAGCGCGCCTATAATCAGAATCCTAACGTTTGACTCTCTCCGACAAACTCATTCGCGAGAGATAGATCCCATTAAGGATTTTCTCATAGCTTACGCAAAGGATAAGTATGGTATTGATCTTGACAAGAGCCTTATCAAGATGAGAACATGTGCTGTTCCGCAACAACCAAACATGAGTGATTGTGGAGTTCATGTTATATTGAACacaatgaaattttttgaaaatcCAATGAGTACCATTGAGGTGTGGAGATCGGCCAAATCAAAGAGCAAGGTCAGCAGTAGAATCATTAATGagtattttgaaagaaataaaAGAAGCTCAGCAAGGCGAGACCTGCGAGATGTTCTGTGGGCATTACAGAAGGAGCAAATAAAAACAATGGAGGAGAATAATGAAAATCCACTACAGGGAGACAGTAGCAGGGTcgaagaagacgaggaGGATGGTGATATTGAAATTCTagaagatctttcaaaatttcaagcttcCTTACCACAGCAAAAAGATACAACTTCTAATTTAGAAGCtcaacaacaaagaatTGAGGGGCCTGCTAAAAAGAAAGCACAGcaagaaaatgaacaaaTCATGATTGAGAGCTTCAATGGTGGTAGCAcattcaaagaatcatcAGAACTCCCGAAAGAATTTCGGCGTTATGAGTCACCAGATGATAAGTCAAGGGTCGCAAGCTCTTCGATGGATGGTCCATCAAATAGAAAATACCTTGAGAGCTCTCCTATCAGGTCATCGGGAGGTAAAGGCGAAGCGACGGCAAGCGGAATCACCTCTCCTTATTTTGGCACCtcgtctttgaaaggtcGATCAGATGCATTTGAATCGAGCGGTATGAAACCTCTGTCATCGCCAATATTTATCAAGCCAAGGGATggaaatgatgataaacACATGACGCAGCCGCCGTCTTCCATTTTGTCGGAATTCCCAATCGCAGAAGCTGATGAACGTGAGCAATCAGAGTCCTCATCTTTCAGCGATGCCGACGAAAGCAGAGTAACAATTTCTGATAAAGCCAACGACAGCGATGTCAACCTGCTAGGATATTCGGACAGGGGAAGCTCGACTCAACTCAGAAAGGATGTTGAGGCAGAGCTTAATGAACCAATAATAGGTGAAACTATAGATCTGAATTACGCGGGTAATCTTGGGTCTTATCACTCAGAATTAGCCAGAAAAAATGTCAGAGATTCTCATcacaaatttcaagaccGTTCAGCGCCTGACTTTCGGGTGTCAGAGAAATTGTCTCCAGATGCGAATGATGACGTTCAAAGCATTGCATCCGAATCGGATTGA
- the TIM44 gene encoding protein translocase subunit TIM44 (similar to Saccharomyces cerevisiae TIM44 (YIL022W); ancestral locus Anc_7.196): protein MIRGTVVSRSSVIAEGRLAGRALFSTSSGSLQNPRSPVQIFRDTFKKEWKKSQELQDNIKTLQDASGRLGESEAYKRAREAYVRAQKGSTIVGKTLKKTGETVENIASKAWDSEIARNTREAASKTAKKIDEGFEPVRQTKIYKDVSEVMDDGNSSRYGGFITKEQRRLKREQDMLSGKRAKAVKGNEDAGTALVATDIEAKQSFGKKVEDFKEKTVLGRTLHRLKNSLWDESVNPLIVFLRKITRKIGGFFAETEAARVLGQFKMMDPTFTNESFTRHLREYVIPEILEAYVKGDEKVLKKWFSEAPYNVYAAQQKAFREQQLFADGKILDIRGVEIVSAKMLPPQDIPVLVVGCRAQEIHLYRKAKTGEVAAGHESNIMMSSYAMVFTRDPEQIDDEETEGWRILEFVRGGSRQFT from the coding sequence ATGATTAGAGGAACGGTAGTGTCGAGGAGCTCCGTAATTGCCGAAGGCCGCCTAGCTGGGCGTGCGTTGTTCAGTACATCGAGCGGAAGCTTGCAGAACCCAAGGTCGCCAGTACAGATCTTTAGAgacactttcaaaaaagaGTGGAAGAAGTCACAAGAACTACAGGATAATATCAAGACGTTACAGGATGCCTCCGGAAGGCTTGGGGAGTCGGAAGCGTATAAGAGGGCGAGAGAAGCTTATGTGCGGGCTCAGAAGGGCTCTACAATCGTTGggaagactttgaagaagactggAGAGACCGTTGAAAATATTGCTTCAAAAGCGTGGGATTCTGAGATTGCTAGAAACACTAGAGAGGCTGCTTCTAAAACtgcgaagaagattgaCGAAGGATTTGAGCCTGTGAGGCAAACGAAGATTTATAAGGATGTCTCTGAAGTAATGGATGATGGAAATAGTTCCCGTTACGGTGGGTTTATCACAAAGGAACAGAGAAGATTGAAACGTGAACAGGACATGCTATCTGGTAAGAGAGCTAAGGCAGTCAAAGGTAATGAAGATGCCGGTACCGCTTTGGTGGCGACTGACATTGAAGCTAAGCAATCATTTGGTAAGAAAGTCGAGGATTTCAAGGAAAAAACTGTTCTAGGGCGTACGTTACATCGTTTAAAGAATTCATTGTGGGATGAAAGTGTTAACCCACTGATCGTGtttctgagaaagattACTAGGAAGATCGGCGGTTTCTTTGCTGAAACCGAAGCTGCTCGTGTGCTTGGTCAGTTCAAGATGATGGACCCCACCTTCACCAACGAATCTTTTACCAGACATCTAAGAGAATACGTCATCccagagattttggaagCATACGTCAAGGGAGACGagaaagttttgaagaaatggttcAGTGAAGCTCCATACAATGTTTACGCTGCCCAGCAGAAAGCTTTCAGAGAGCAACAATTGTTTGCAGATGGTAAAATTCTAGATATTAGAGGTGTCGAGATCGTCAGCGCCAAGATGCTACCACCCCAGGATATCCCAGTACTTGTTGTTGGTTGCAGAGCTCAGGAGATTCACCTGTACAGAAAGGCTAAGACCGGCGAAGTGGCTGCTGGACACGAATCCAATATTATGATGAGCTCATACGCTATGGTCTTTACTAGAGACCCTGAACAGATAGACGACGAAGAAACTGAAGGGTGGAGGATCCTAGAGTTTGTTCGTGGTGGATCAAGACAATTTACTTGA
- the TDEL0H02520 gene encoding uncharacterized protein (similar to Saccharomyces cerevisiae ADL119W (Scer_YGOB_ADL119W); ancestral locus Anc_7.195): MSANYPVPDTRFEQTFRRALTREAEKHRAAQWRKMGVVDPVVINELQKAQPPSISKLVVCKVVLRDVIFMPLVQGLLWTGVLIAMKPWLKNAVAHGRRLGSSIYRLVLGTDLVKPKRRI; encoded by the coding sequence ATGAGTGCCAATTATCCCGTACCAGACACTCGATTCGAGCAGACTTTTAGAAGGGCTCTGACCAGGGAAGCAGAAAAACATAGGGCGGCGCAATGGCGTAAGATGGGCGTGGTGGATCCCGTTGTGATCAACGAACTTCAAAAAGCGCAACCACCAAGTATTAGCAAGCTTGTAGTTTGTAAAGTGGTTCTAAGAGACGTGATATTCATGCCTTTGGTGCAGGGACTCTTATGGACCGGCGTTTTGATCGCGATGAAGCCGTGGTTAAAGAATGCCGTTGCTCATGGTCGCAGATTGGGCTCATCGATATACAGATTGGTGCTGGGTACTGATCTTGTCAAGCCAAAGAGACGTATATGA
- the RPB3 gene encoding DNA-directed RNA polymerase II core subunit RPB3 (similar to Saccharomyces cerevisiae RPB3 (YIL021W); ancestral locus Anc_7.194): MSETGPQVKIREATKDNVDFILSQVDLAMANSLRRIMMAEIPTLAIDSVEIETNTTVLADEFIAHRLGLIPLQSTDIEQLEYCRDCFCEDHCDKCSVVLTLQAIGESESTTNVYAKDLVIVSNLMGRNIGHPIIQDKEGNGVLICKLRKGQELSMKCVAKKGISKEHAKWGPAAAIEFEYDPWNKLKHTDYWYEQDISKEWPLSKNSEYEDPPNKDDAFDYKAKANTFYMNVETVGSIATDQVVLRGIDTLQKKVASILLALNQMDQERVNFGTANNTGAIQDAGNVDVAMDGVQDQNPYSNGGGAYDEAW, translated from the coding sequence ATGAGTGAAACGGGACCGCAAGTTAAGATTAGAGAGGCCACAAAGGATAATGTGGATTTTATTTTGTCCCAGGTGGACTTGGCAATGGCTAACTCGTTGCGTCGGATAATGATGGCAGAGATTCCCACTTTGGCGATAGATTCTGTGGAGATAGAGACAAATACTACGGTTTTGGCCGACGAATTCATTGCACATAGACTTGGGTTGATCCCTTTGCAAAGTACAGATATCGAACAACTGGAATACTGTCGTGATTGTTTCTGTGAAGACCACTGTGATAAGTGCTCTGTGGTTCTAACTTTACAAGCAATTGGTGAGAGTGAGAGTACGACAAATGTTTATGCTAAGGATTTAGTCATTGTCTCTAACTTGATGGGGCGTAATATAGGGCATCCGATTATACAGGATAAAGAAGGAAACGGTGTGCTGATCTGTAAACTAAGGAAAGGTCAAGAATTGTCTATGAAATGTGTGGCCAAAAAAGGTATATCGAAGGAGCATGCAAAGTGGGGGCCCGCTGCGGCTATAGAGTTCGAGTATGATCCTTGGAACAAGTTAAAGCATACGGATTATTGGTACGAACAAGATATCTCCAAAGAATGGCCACTATCAAAAAACAGTGAATACGAGGATCCACCAAATAAGGATGATGCATTCGACTACAAAGCCAAAGCCAATACTTTTTACATGAACGTTGAGACTGTGGGGTCAATCGCTACGGATCAAGTGGTACTGAGAGGTATCGacactttgcaaaagaaaGTCGCATCGATTCTATTAGCATTGAACCAGATGGATCAAGAAAGGGTCAATTTCGGTACTGCCAACAATACAGGAGCCATCCAGGATGCTGGTAACGTTGACGTTGCCATGGATGGTGTACAGGACCAAAATCCATACAGTAATGGAGGTGGTGCGTATGACGAAGCATGGTGA